One Natronomonas gomsonensis genomic window, GACGCGAAGGAGGTAATCGCATCGAGACTCCCGAACCCGGTCAACACCGCTGTCACGCCGCCGAGGACGAGGAGGCTCCGGGCCGACACCCCCTCGACGCTGTCGTCGGCGACACGGTCGGGGAGCAGATTCGACGACACCATCCCGCTCGCGAAGTGCGCCGAGGAAAACAGGGTGGCGTTGATGGCCGACCCCGTCGAGAACAGCGCGGCGACGGCGACGGCGGTAACGCCGACGCTGGCGTAGCCGACGGCGCCCAACATCGGTTCGGCGGCGCTCGCCAATGCGGTGTGTGGGTGGCTTTGCAACGCCTCACTCGCGAGGTTCGTCGTAGTCACGGCAACGAGGACGTAGACGCCGACGGCGGCGGGAATGGCGACATAGACGGCTCTCCGTATCGTCTCGGCGGGGTCCTCGATTGACGGCTGGTCGTAGAACAGCAACTGCCACCCCTGGAAGGCGACGAAAGAGATGGCCGCAGCGACGACGGGTCCGGTGGTCAACAGGCTCCCATCGCCGAACGATATCGGCCGTGGTTCGATGGCCGTCGCGTAGACGACGCCGCCCACCCCGAGCGCCAGCAGGATGCCGACTTTCCCACCGACGAGCAGGTTCTCGATGGTGCCGGTCGCCCGACTGCCGAGGAGGTTGAGGCCGACGAAGGTCCCGACGACGGTTACCGACAGGAGGGGACGGAGGGGGACGCCGAAGGCTGCCTCCGGGAGGCCGAGACGGAGCGCAAACTGCCCGAAGGCGAAGGCGTACATCGCCATCGAACCGACGTATCCGAACAGTAGCGTCCAGCCGAGCATGCCGGCAGCGGTCGTGTTGCCGGTGAAATGTTGGACGAACGAGACCGACCCACCGCGTTCGTCGGACAGTCGGTTCAGGGCCGTATAGGAGTGGCCGGCACACAGTGCGACGACGCCAGCGAGGACGAACGCCAGCCACGTCGCCGGGCCGGTGATGCCTGCAACGACGCCGAGGACGGCGAAGATGCCACCGCCTATCATGCCGCCCAATGCGATGGAGACACACTCGACGAGACCGAGGCGGTGGCTCATCGCGCAGAGGTTCTCGTCTCGAAAATAAAAGTGGACCGGGGCCGTCTTATTTCGCGGAGATGACGTCGTCGATGCGCGCAATCATCGTCGCCGCCTCGGTGGCGGACTCGACGGCTTCACGCTTGACGGCGGCGGGGTCGAGGATGCCGTACTCGACGGGGTCGCCGACATCGCCGGACTGGCCTTCGGTGATGAGGCCGGCCCGTCCCTCGGCGTCGTGGGTCGAACGGAGTTCCACGAGCGCGTCGATGGGGTCCATGCCGGTGTTCTCGGCGAGGGTGCGCGGCAGCACGTCGACGGCGTCGGCGAACGCCTCGATGGCGAGCTGTTTGCGCCCCTCGATGCTGGCGGCGCTCGAACGGATGTGGTCGGCAATGGCGATTTCGGTCGCGCCGGCGCCGGGGACGACGCCGCCGGAGTCCAGCGCCGCGGTGACCACGTCGAGAGCGTCACGGAGCGCACGCTCGAGTTCGTCGGCGACGTGTTCGGTGCCACCACGGGCGAAGACGGTGACCGTTTCGGCGGCGGCCCCGCCCTCGATGAAGGCGAGTTCGTCGGAACCGAACGTCTCGACGCGAACGGTGTCTGCGCGGCCGAGGTCCGACTCCTCGATGTCGTTCAGCGTGCCGACGGTCTTGGCGCCGGTCGCGCGAGCGATGGAGCGGGCTTCGTCGTCGTCGACGCCGTCGAAGGCGAGGACGCCCTCGTTGGCGAGATAGGAGGCGACGAGGTCGTCGACGTCGCCGGTGACGAACGCCACGTCGATGCCGGCGTCGGCGACGGTCTCGGCGTAGCCACGGAGTTCGCCCTCCTCGGCCTCGATGGCCGCATTGAGTTGGTCGACGCTGGAGATGTCGTACTCGGCGTCGATTTCGGCCTCTCGGACTTCGAGGTCCAAATCGAGGACGCCGATGGTCGCGTCCTCGACGGTTCGGGGCATGTCCTCGTTGAGGGGCTCTTCTTCGCTGATGACGCCCTGGACGAGTTCGGTCGCGGAGGCACCCGCGCCGGTCTGGGTGCGGATGGTGATGGCGTCGCGGTCGACGCCGGCATCGGTACTAACCTGCTGGACCGCGGCGACGACGGTTTCGGCCAGTGCCGCGGCGTCGATGTCACCGGTTCCCTTGCCGGTCATCGACGACTCGGCGACGGCACGGAGGAGTTCCTCGTCGAGTTCGTCCTCCAGCGTCTGTTCTTCGATGGCTTCGAGCGCCAACTGCGAGGCTTGCTGATACCCCTCGACGATGGTCGTCGGGTGGACGTCGTCTTCGAGGAGGTCCTCGGCTTGGGCGAGCAGTTGGCCGGCCAGCACGGAGGCGGTGGTCGTTCCGTCGCCGACCTCCTCCTCTTGGGTCTGGGCGACCTCGACAATCATCTGGGCCGCCGGGTGTTCGATGTCCATCTCCTGAAGAATGGTCGCGCCGTCGTTGGTGATGACGACGTCGCCGGAGTCGGAGACGAGCATCTTGTCCATCCCGCGGGGGCCGAGCGTGGTCCGTACAGACTCGCTTACGGCCTTGCCAGCTGTGATGTTCGACGATTGAGCGTCCTTGCCGCGGGTCCGCTCCGTGTCCTCGTTGAGAATGAAAAGCGGCTGTCCGCGCCGCTGGCGCATCTGCTGTGACATAGTCATCACGTATGTCGTCAGCGGTTCTATATAAATGTTCCGCAACGCCCCGCAGACGGGACCGCCGGACGGCCGCTCAGTCCGGTGGTTTTATCTGCGGTCGTACACCGCCACGGCACGGTCGGCGCGGGTCGACCAACCGTTGGGGTTCCGTCGTGGACTGCGGTCGGCATAGCGGGCGAACAGTCCGTGTTTGTAGCCGGCGACGCTCCCGACGACGACGTCTCGGCCATTGGCGAACCAACTGGTCGGTTTCGCATCGCCGCGGGCGACGTCCCGCAACGTCGAAGCTGCGTCGGTGAACGCGTGTCGAACCGTCCGGAGTGACACCGTCGGATGGACGCCGTAGTTCTTCGCCATCCGATAGGCCAGCGAGCGATACCGGGTGCGCCAGTTCCGTTCGGTCATTCCGCCGTCGGTGGCAGCCTCGCGGGCGACGCACATGTCGGCGTCCCACGCTACCTCGTAGTCGAGGCCGGCCAGCCGGTGGGCCGCATCGCGGGCGCCGCCGGTTTCGAGGTACTCGTCGAAGCCGTCCAACTCTTCTAACACCTCCCGAGCGAAGGCGGCGTTGCCGCCGTTGAAGTACGTAACCTTCCGTCCGCGGATGGTGCGTGACTCGCTCGTGTCGGTGGCGACGCCGGCGCGGAGCTGTTCGTGGGTCGGGCCGGTGACCGCGTCGGCGCTTTCGAGTGCGACGGTGGCCGCATCGAGCCATCCCTCCTCGACGGCCAGAGTGGGGTTGACGAACGCGACGGCACCGCCACGGGCGCGGTCGAGGCCGGCGTTCCGGGCGACGTTGACGTTTCGGTCGTCGATTTCGACGAGCACCGACACGTCCTCGCGCTCCCTGACCATCCCGCTGGTTCCGTCCGTGGAGGGGCCGTTGACGACGACGACCTCGGCGGGGTCCTCGGCTGTGAGCGCGTCGAGACAGCCGCCGAGCTCGTCGCGGTCGTTCAGCGTCGGTACCACCACCGAGAGGTCCATACTCCGCCGTAGCGCGCCCGATGCCTAAAAGTTCCGCGGGTTCGCCTCACTCGTCGGTGCGGGCGTCCCAGTAGGAAACCGACGCAAGACGGTCGCCGACCGGCGTCCGTCCCACTGCGGTGTCGAGCGCCCGGAACGGACGGGCGACCCACCCGGGAACCGCCCGATAGAAACCGTACGGGACGACGAAATCGTGGGCAGCGTCGGCCAACTCGAGGTCGGCACCGACGAGCAACTCCCGTACCTCCCGCTCGGAGTAGAGTCGCGACCCCATCGGCAGCGCCCAGTTGTAAATCGAGCGCGTGGAGTAGCGGTTGAACGTATCGAAGAACACCTGATTCTTCGAGACGCGGCGGAGTTCGGCCATGAACGCCTCCGGGTCAGGCGCGAGGTGGAAAAACCGCATCGCGAAGACGGAATCGAAGTAGTCGTCGGGGAACGGCAGTCGACTCGCGTCGGCCTGCATGAAATCGAGGCTGTCGGTGACGCCGGCTGCGCGGGCCTTCGCCCGACCCTGTTCGAGCATCGCTTCGGAGATGTCGACGCCGACGATGTCGGCGCCACGGTCGGCGAGCATGACGGTGAACCGCCCCGTCCCGCAGGCGACTTCGAGGACGCGTTTGCCGTCCAGCGGCGCCAACGCGTCCAACACTGCTTCCTTCTCACGCCGGTCGATGAAGCGGCCTCCCTGCGAGAAGCGTTTGTCGTCGTACGCCTCCGCGATGTCGTCGGCCTGATACCACTCCTGTCCCTTCACGCTACTCGAACCGACCCACCCGGAGCATAAAAGAATGCTGGATACAACGGCCACGGAGGCACCCTGCTTCCGACTGCGCGCGACCCACGTCGCGTTCGGCGGCCGCGCTGACGAGTGCCGTTGTGACCGATGGGTGGGAGATCCGGCCCTCCGAACTATAGTTGGATATTTGGTACTTTTGGGGCCGAACCTCTCTGTTCGACGAAACACCACGGCGGAGTTGTTCCAAAGAATGTGAATGAACGTCCATCCGGCGGCAATTTTTGGGGCGTATTTCAGGACGGTACTACATGACGGAATACAGAGTATAAGGGGCCATAATACACACTTGAGTGTACCTATTGTTTTGTTACCCATATAGCGAAGGTTTACCAGTGGGTTCCACTCACGGACCTGTATGAGCACGACCACGGAGGAACGCTCACGCCAGACCGACTCGCCGCTGTCAGACCCAGAGTTCCGCGAGCGGCTCCGGGAACTCCCCCCGAGCGCCAAACTCGTCGCGAAGGTCCTGGAGGACGCCTCGCCGCTCTCGCAGGGACAACTCGCCGAGGAGTCGCTGCTCCCCGACCGCACCGTCCGCTATGCGCTCAACCGACTCGAAGAGGAGGACCTCGTCGACTCCCGGTACTCCTTCCACGACGCGCGCAAGCAAGTGTACTTCCTCATCGACTAACCCGCTCTTTCCTTTCTCGGAGGGGTTTTCGCGTCGTCAGCGCCCGCAGCGAAGCCCACAACTAAGCCACCGCCGCCCCACGGGAACGGTATGCACGTAGAGCGCGTGCCCGTCGACGTTCCCACTCGGGCACCGACCGGACGGACCGCCTGTTACGTCGTCGGCGACAACGCGGCCTTGCTCGTCGACCCACCGGTGCTCGACGAGCGCATCGAACGCCACCTTGCCGACGTCGAACACGTCGCCGTCACCCACCATCACCCGGACCACGTCGGCGCAGTCGCCGACTACGCCGAGGCCGCCGACGCGGCCGTCTGGTGTCGGTACGGCCGCGAGAGTCAGTTCCAAGACGCGACCGGCGCGATTCCCGACCACACCTTCCGCGAGGGCACGACGATACCGACCGATGACGGCGACGTGACCGTCCGGGAGACGCCCGGTCACGCCCCCGAACACGTCGCCTTCGGGGCCGGCGACGACCTCCTCTCCGGAGACCTCGCCGTCGCCGCCGGGAGCGTCGTCGTCGGCGACCCCGAGGGTGACGTACGCGCCTATCTCACCAGTCTCCGCCGCGTGTGGGCGATGGACCCCGCCCGGCTATACCCCAGCCACGGGCCCGTCATCGAGGACGTTCGCGGGACCTGCGAGCGACTCATCACCCACCGCCTCGACCGCGAACGGCGCGTCCTCGACGCCGTCGAGGCGGACAACCGAACCGTCGCCGACATCCTCGATTTCGCCTACGAGAAGGACCTCACCGGCGTCGAGGACCTCGCCGGCGCGACGGTGCGTGCCCACCTCTGGAAACTCCACCACGAGGGACGTGTTGAATGGGACGGCGCTCGGGCCGTCCCGGCCTGAACCGGTCGAACACGCCCCTTATCAGCGTCGACCCGAAAGGCGGGGCATGGAGAGCCTCGAAACCGAACTCGACCGGGCGCGTGACCTCTCGGTGGCCGAGTTGGCCGACGCCATCGAGTCCATCGGCTTCGAGTGTACCCGCTGTGGCGCCTGCTGTAAGGCGAACGAACCCGCGGACGGCGACGGCGAGACGGAGCCTCACACTGCGACGCTGTTCCCCGAGGAGGCCCGTGAACTGCAGGACGCCCCCGCCGAGGAATTCGAGGAGGCCTACGACTGGCGAGACGTTGCTCGCCCGATGCCCTACGGCCTCTCGGAGGGTGACGACGGCCCCGAAGGCGAGACCTTCGAGTGGGCCATCCAGACCGACGCCTGTGGCGACTGCACCTTCTACGAGGAAGCCGAGGACGGCACCGGCGCCTGTACCGTCCACGACAGCAGGCCGCTCGTGTGTCGTACGTACCCGTTCAGCGTCGCGTTGGGCGGGACGAGCGAACCGATGGGCGAGGCCGTCGACCGTGAGGGCCTCGTCCGCGCCCACGAGTGTGAGGGACTCGGTCGGGACATCTCCCGAAACGAGGCCGAAGACCTCGCTGCGGCGCTGAAGGAACGCGCCGTCAGGGAACTCGAGGAGGCCATCTCGCTTCGGGACCGTTATGAACCCCGTTCCGACGTAAACGGCGTCGTCGTTCACGACTCGGAGGGCGCCAAGCGCCCCGACGGCACATCTCTTGAGGAGCGGTAACTCCCTCGACAGTCGGTACCTTCTATACGCGTCACACACATGTCGTGACCGAAGGTCTATGGAAATCTCCGATAAACTCCTGTGTCTGTTCAGTGCCGAGGTCGAGGAGACCGAGGACCGGTTCGTCGTCGAGGTTCCTCGCCGCGAAATCGAAACCGGTGCCGTCGGTCCCGGCGACACCTACCGGGTCGCATTGATTGCCGGCGAGGGCGGCAGTACGGCCGACGCCGAGGATGCCCCCGAGGAAACGCCGAGCGACGAACCCCAACCGCCCGTCGAACCGGGCGAAATCCGCTACGTCGAAATCGAGGACCTCGGCAAGCAGGGCGACGGCATCGCCCGCGTCGAGCGCGGCTACGTCATCATCGTCCCCGGTGGCGAGGTCGGCGAGCGCGTCAAAATCGAGGTCTCGGAAGTGAAATCCAACTTCGCGGTCGGCGAGATTCTGGACTGAAACCTTCTCGAACCGATCTCTCACCCCACTTCGAACGTTCCCGAGAGGGAGTCCTCGGCGCTGGCCGCGTCGAGTACGGGGCCCGAACCTGAAAACACATCCCTCCCCCGGCGTCAAGCTATCGTATGACAGGCGACCGGAACGAATGGACCACCACCTTGGTATCGGGTATGGCCCTCCTCACCGTCGGAATCGTTGCTCTGGACGGAGCCCCGTGGTTCGTTCGGTATCCCGTACTGGTAGCCGCACTCCTGCTGTCGGTGGCGTCGGCCGTCCAGGCGGCGTTGGCGTCGTCTTCGCTGTGAGATAGCCCGCCGTGAACGGCGGGTGGTCGTCGCTCCGACGCTCACGGCGTTTCCCCCTCGTACCAACCCACACACATTGGCCGTGCTCCACCGTCGTATATGAACTCAAAACCACATGACTGCGGCGTGTTCACCGACCGTACCAAACCGCCTTTTGTGGTGTCCGTACAGTATCCATGTATGAGCGCGACCGCAGCGGCACCGACCTCCGACCTCACCGACAAGCAACGGCAAATCCTCGCGTACCTCCGGGAGAAGGGACAGATGAAGACGTACTTCAAATCGCGACTCATCGGTGAAGCGCTCGGGCTGTCGGCCAAAGAGGTCGGCTCGAACATGACCGCTATCTGTGAGGGCAACTTCGATGTCGACGTCGAGAAGTGGGGGTACTCCTCGGGGACGACGTGGAAGGTGACGGTTTAATCGAGATTCAGGGCGTGTACCGGACGAAGTCGTCGGCCTCGTCGGCGAAGGCGACGGCGTCAGCTCCAAACGAGTCGGCGTACCGAACGACGAGCGTCAACAGCGTCTCCGGGCGCTCGATTTCGTAGCCGTCATCGCGGGTCAGGAGCCCCGCGGACTCCAGTTCTGCGGCGTACTTCGACACCGTCGACCGCGAGACGCCGACGGAGTCGGCGATGTCGCTTCCGCTGGCGTCGGGTTCGCGGAGCAACGCGATGAGCATTCGGCGCGGCGTCTCCCGGCGGAGATAGCCGAGCGCTCGCTGTTCGAACTCCGAGAACCGGTCGGCGGGGAAGTACCGCTTGTAGTCGCCGTCCTTGCGATGTTCGACGGTTCCGTCGCCGTCGAGTCGCCGGAGGTGGTGTTGTGTTTCGCCGGTTCCGAGCTGGAGGTCGTCACGGAGCTTCGAGAAGTGCGCCCCCGGCGTGGCGGCGAGGTAGCCGACGATGGCGTCGCGAACGTCACTCGTGTCGTCGGAGAGACGGACCAGCGGTGTCGTCGCTCCCAGCGCCGCGAAGCGCTTCAGCGTCGCCCGCTTGCTCTCGTCGACCTCCTCGGTCATTACGCCACCTTTGGCCATTGGACGCTAAAACAGCTTCGCCCCCGATTTCCGGATTTTAAAGGGGTCAGTTCTTCTCGGACTCTAGCTCCTCGTCGGCATCGGCCGGCACCTCTTCGTCCATCTCCGCGATGACCTCGTCGGGGTCTTTGATGTCGGCGGTGTCGGCCCCCTCCTTGATGGCTTGGGCCTCCTGTTCCATCTTCTCGACGTCCATTTCGGTCTCCTGTTCGATTTGCCCGAGAATCTCCTCGATGTCGTCGAGGCCGAGCAACTCGCGGGTCTCCGAATCGAATTCGAGTCCCTCCAACAGCTCGGATTGGCTCTCTACGTCGCTGCCGGTGAGGTGTTTGCCGTATCGGGACAGCAGCGAGGTGAGTTCCTGCGGGAGGACGAACGTCGTCGAGTCGCTGGTGCCGATTTCCTCCAGCGTCTCCATCCCGCGTTCGATGATGGCGCGTTCGCCCATCGAATCGGCGGATTTCGCGCGCAGCACCGTCGAGATGGCGTCACCCTGGGCTTCCAGAATCTGGCTCTGTTTTTCACCCTGGGCGCGGATGATGTTCGAGGACTTGTCACCCTCGGCCTTCTCGATGGCGGAGCGCCGTTCACCCTGAGCTTCCAGAATCATCGCCCGCCGCTTCCGCTCGGCGGAGGTCTGCTGTTCCATCGCCTGCTGGACGTCCTTCGAGGGGTTGACCTCCCGGACCTCGACGCTCTCGACGCGGATACCCCACTCGTCGGTGGGTTCGTCCAGTTCCTTTCGAATCTTGGCGTTGATTTCCTGTCGCTTGTTCAGCGTGTCGTCTAACTCCATGTCGCCCAACACCGCCCGGAGCGTCGTCTGGGCGAGGTTCGAGACGGCCTTCTTGTAGTTGTCGACCTCCAGAAACGCCTTCTTTGCGTCCATCACCTTGATGTAGACGACGGCGTCGGCGGTCACCGGCGAGTTGTCACGCGTGATGGCCTCCTGTCGCGGCACGTCGAGCGTCTGGGTCCGCATGTCGAAGGTGTACGTCCGCGAGACGAACGGCGGGACGAAGTTGATGCCCGGTTCGAGCAGTTTGCGGTACTCGCCGAACACCGTCAGGGCGCGCTTCTCGTAGGCGTTGACGATTTCGACGGCCTGATACACCGCCGCCACCGCCACTGCAAGCAGCAGTAGCGCGACGACCGGCAACACCACGCCGCCCAACTGGAGGGGAACGAACATAGCCCATGTTCGGACGAACGGTGCATAAGGGTTCGCCCGGAAGCGGCCTCACGGACGCTCCTGTCCCTACACCGCTTCGCTCTCGCCGTCGCGTTCGTCGTCGCTCTCGCGCTCCCGGTTCCGGCGCGCCTCCCGGGCGAGTTCGCGGTCGATGTCGTCGTCCAACCCCGACATCGATTCGACGGTAAGGACGTTGCCACCGCCAGGGTCGACGACCATCACCTCCTCGCCCTCCTCGATGTCGCCGTCGAGCGCGCGGGCCTGGTAGTAGGGGTTGAACCCGCCGCTGTCGAGTTTTACCTCACCGCCGCTTTTCGTGACGCGTTCGGTCACTCGACCCGTCTTCCCCTGCAGCGACGCCGAGTCGCTGGTCCGACCGGTTCCCTTGCCGCCGTAGAAATCGAAGGTCCGATAGACGTAGAGTGCGGCCCCACCGGCGGCCAAGACGACGGCAGCGAGCACGAGCGGCAGCGCCGCACTCGGCAGGAGTCCGCTGACGAGGAGGCCGACGAGGCCCGCAGCGAGCAGCGCGATACCGATGACGATGAAGTGTGCGCCGGGGGCGAACGCCTCCATCACCATCAGTCCCGCGCCGGCGAGGATGAGCAGGAACGGCACCGAGTACCCGAACAGTTCCGCCATACCCCGCGGTAGGGGTTCCCGGTGGTTAACGCTTCGCCCCTACACGAACAGCCGCGAAATGATGAACAGCGCGAAGGCGATGCCGAGCAAAAAGAAGAGTGTCCCCTCCAGCGTCGGGTCACCGGCCTCGATGGGTTCCGACTCTCTGACGCTTCCGTCGGTCACCTCGGCCTCCCGCT contains:
- a CDS encoding APC family permease — encoded protein: MSHRLGLVECVSIALGGMIGGGIFAVLGVVAGITGPATWLAFVLAGVVALCAGHSYTALNRLSDERGGSVSFVQHFTGNTTAAGMLGWTLLFGYVGSMAMYAFAFGQFALRLGLPEAAFGVPLRPLLSVTVVGTFVGLNLLGSRATGTIENLLVGGKVGILLALGVGGVVYATAIEPRPISFGDGSLLTTGPVVAAAISFVAFQGWQLLFYDQPSIEDPAETIRRAVYVAIPAAVGVYVLVAVTTTNLASEALQSHPHTALASAAEPMLGAVGYASVGVTAVAVAALFSTGSAINATLFSSAHFASGMVSSNLLPDRVADDSVEGVSARSLLVLGGVTAVLTGFGSLDAITSFASLSFIVVFGVMSSIAFRHRDSDPVVGSVALGGVVGTAAFFPLMFSHLYRNEPETFLAVVALAVCALVAELLYFERESLQAEIEAFEADLEAAFTDD
- a CDS encoding winged helix-turn-helix transcriptional regulator; its protein translation is MTEEVDESKRATLKRFAALGATTPLVRLSDDTSDVRDAIVGYLAATPGAHFSKLRDDLQLGTGETQHHLRRLDGDGTVEHRKDGDYKRYFPADRFSEFEQRALGYLRRETPRRMLIALLREPDASGSDIADSVGVSRSTVSKYAAELESAGLLTRDDGYEIERPETLLTLVVRYADSFGADAVAFADEADDFVRYTP
- a CDS encoding TRAM domain-containing protein, producing the protein MEISDKLLCLFSAEVEETEDRFVVEVPRREIETGAVGPGDTYRVALIAGEGGSTADAEDAPEETPSDEPQPPVEPGEIRYVEIEDLGKQGDGIARVERGYVIIVPGGEVGERVKIEVSEVKSNFAVGEILD
- a CDS encoding SPFH domain-containing protein, encoding MFVPLQLGGVVLPVVALLLLAVAVAAVYQAVEIVNAYEKRALTVFGEYRKLLEPGINFVPPFVSRTYTFDMRTQTLDVPRQEAITRDNSPVTADAVVYIKVMDAKKAFLEVDNYKKAVSNLAQTTLRAVLGDMELDDTLNKRQEINAKIRKELDEPTDEWGIRVESVEVREVNPSKDVQQAMEQQTSAERKRRAMILEAQGERRSAIEKAEGDKSSNIIRAQGEKQSQILEAQGDAISTVLRAKSADSMGERAIIERGMETLEEIGTSDSTTFVLPQELTSLLSRYGKHLTGSDVESQSELLEGLEFDSETRELLGLDDIEEILGQIEQETEMDVEKMEQEAQAIKEGADTADIKDPDEVIAEMDEEVPADADEELESEKN
- a CDS encoding MarR family transcriptional regulator gives rise to the protein MSTTTEERSRQTDSPLSDPEFRERLRELPPSAKLVAKVLEDASPLSQGQLAEESLLPDRTVRYALNRLEEEDLVDSRYSFHDARKQVYFLID
- a CDS encoding NfeD family protein; protein product: MAELFGYSVPFLLILAGAGLMVMEAFAPGAHFIVIGIALLAAGLVGLLVSGLLPSAALPLVLAAVVLAAGGAALYVYRTFDFYGGKGTGRTSDSASLQGKTGRVTERVTKSGGEVKLDSGGFNPYYQARALDGDIEEGEEVMVVDPGGGNVLTVESMSGLDDDIDRELAREARRNRERESDDERDGESEAV
- a CDS encoding glycosyltransferase family 2 protein, translated to MDLSVVVPTLNDRDELGGCLDALTAEDPAEVVVVNGPSTDGTSGMVREREDVSVLVEIDDRNVNVARNAGLDRARGGAVAFVNPTLAVEEGWLDAATVALESADAVTGPTHEQLRAGVATDTSESRTIRGRKVTYFNGGNAAFAREVLEELDGFDEYLETGGARDAAHRLAGLDYEVAWDADMCVAREAATDGGMTERNWRTRYRSLAYRMAKNYGVHPTVSLRTVRHAFTDAASTLRDVARGDAKPTSWFANGRDVVVGSVAGYKHGLFARYADRSPRRNPNGWSTRADRAVAVYDRR
- a CDS encoding DUF7312 domain-containing protein, which produces MNDRNADDADDESWEFSLSDIEQREAEVTDGSVRESEPIEAGDPTLEGTLFFLLGIAFALFIISRLFV
- the thsA gene encoding thermosome subunit alpha, with the protein product MSQQMRQRRGQPLFILNEDTERTRGKDAQSSNITAGKAVSESVRTTLGPRGMDKMLVSDSGDVVITNDGATILQEMDIEHPAAQMIVEVAQTQEEEVGDGTTTASVLAGQLLAQAEDLLEDDVHPTTIVEGYQQASQLALEAIEEQTLEDELDEELLRAVAESSMTGKGTGDIDAAALAETVVAAVQQVSTDAGVDRDAITIRTQTGAGASATELVQGVISEEEPLNEDMPRTVEDATIGVLDLDLEVREAEIDAEYDISSVDQLNAAIEAEEGELRGYAETVADAGIDVAFVTGDVDDLVASYLANEGVLAFDGVDDDEARSIARATGAKTVGTLNDIEESDLGRADTVRVETFGSDELAFIEGGAAAETVTVFARGGTEHVADELERALRDALDVVTAALDSGGVVPGAGATEIAIADHIRSSAASIEGRKQLAIEAFADAVDVLPRTLAENTGMDPIDALVELRSTHDAEGRAGLITEGQSGDVGDPVEYGILDPAAVKREAVESATEAATMIARIDDVISAK
- a CDS encoding DUF7123 family protein is translated as MSATAAAPTSDLTDKQRQILAYLREKGQMKTYFKSRLIGEALGLSAKEVGSNMTAICEGNFDVDVEKWGYSSGTTWKVTV
- a CDS encoding class I SAM-dependent methyltransferase — its product is MKGQEWYQADDIAEAYDDKRFSQGGRFIDRREKEAVLDALAPLDGKRVLEVACGTGRFTVMLADRGADIVGVDISEAMLEQGRAKARAAGVTDSLDFMQADASRLPFPDDYFDSVFAMRFFHLAPDPEAFMAELRRVSKNQVFFDTFNRYSTRSIYNWALPMGSRLYSEREVRELLVGADLELADAAHDFVVPYGFYRAVPGWVARPFRALDTAVGRTPVGDRLASVSYWDARTDE
- a CDS encoding YkgJ family cysteine cluster protein; amino-acid sequence: MESLETELDRARDLSVAELADAIESIGFECTRCGACCKANEPADGDGETEPHTATLFPEEARELQDAPAEEFEEAYDWRDVARPMPYGLSEGDDGPEGETFEWAIQTDACGDCTFYEEAEDGTGACTVHDSRPLVCRTYPFSVALGGTSEPMGEAVDREGLVRAHECEGLGRDISRNEAEDLAAALKERAVRELEEAISLRDRYEPRSDVNGVVVHDSEGAKRPDGTSLEER
- a CDS encoding MBL fold metallo-hydrolase; its protein translation is MHVERVPVDVPTRAPTGRTACYVVGDNAALLVDPPVLDERIERHLADVEHVAVTHHHPDHVGAVADYAEAADAAVWCRYGRESQFQDATGAIPDHTFREGTTIPTDDGDVTVRETPGHAPEHVAFGAGDDLLSGDLAVAAGSVVVGDPEGDVRAYLTSLRRVWAMDPARLYPSHGPVIEDVRGTCERLITHRLDRERRVLDAVEADNRTVADILDFAYEKDLTGVEDLAGATVRAHLWKLHHEGRVEWDGARAVPA